From one Thamnophis elegans isolate rThaEle1 chromosome 9, rThaEle1.pri, whole genome shotgun sequence genomic stretch:
- the GIMD1 gene encoding GTPase IMAP family member GIMD1, with protein MSDNSKMRINLLLLGRTQSGKSAAGNTLLGSRDFASFLSPCSVTTSCHLGRSCNISDFGRQQGRALTVQVHVLDTPGYPHSSLSKEQIQKDVKDAVAHHFGEQGLHLALLVLRADVVLCEEEETSTIQLIEELLGPNWKTYTVILFTHADQIEKSSFTIDKYLHSASDALHKVMQLVQQKCIFIDNHARFLKHENLKALRKIMEFLKQNGFQTLHVK; from the exons ATGTCTGACAATAGCAAGATGAGGATCAATCTCCTCCTGCTTGGAAGAACACAAAGTGGGAAAAGTGCAGCAGGAAACACTCTTCTGGGCAGCAGAGACTTTGCCAGTTTTCTTTCCCCGTGCTCTGTGACTACATCCTGCCACCTAGGCCGCAGCTGTAACATTTCAGATTTTGGGCGTCAGCAAGGAAGAGCACTAACTGTGCAAGTCCATGTGCTGGACACTCCTGGATATCCTCACAGCAGCCTCAGCAAAGAGCAGATCCAGAAAGACGTCAAAGATGCGGTAGCTCATCACTTTGGAGAGCAAGGTCTACACTTGGCACTTTTGGTTCTAAGAGCTGATGTTGTACTGTGTGAAGAAGAGGAAACTTCCACCATACAACTGATTGAG GAACTCCTTGGGCCTAACTGGAAAACTTACACTGTCATTTTATTTACTCATGCAGACCAAATTGAAAAATCATCATTTACtatagacaaatatttacatAGTGCCTCAGACGCACTACATAAAGTAATGCAGTTAGTTCAgcaaaaatgcatttttattgaCAATCACGCTAGGTTTCTAAAACATGAAAACCTAAAAGctttaagaaaaattatggagTTTCTAAAACAAAACGGTTTCCAGACCCTTCATGTAAAATAA